A single genomic interval of Arthrobacter sp. NicSoilB8 harbors:
- a CDS encoding FCD domain-containing protein — MADFLLQQPYSMLRPVRGGNAFEETIEHILQTIKLGIFAPADKLPPERELAERLGVSRATLREALGELQAAGYLDVRRGRYGGTYVSENPVRSEPRGIRPLDPAEVQDVLLFRGVIEPAASALAASSNLSAAARSHLRNCLSEVSNATEASYRPRDARFHIAIAELTGSPSLVAAVAETRSRVNELLDRIPFLGTNLEHSNAQHAQMADAILSGDAAAAERATIEHLEGTAALLRGFLS; from the coding sequence TTGGCCGATTTCTTGTTGCAGCAGCCGTACTCAATGTTGCGCCCGGTGCGGGGCGGAAATGCTTTCGAAGAGACCATCGAGCACATCCTCCAGACGATCAAGCTCGGCATCTTTGCCCCTGCTGACAAGCTGCCGCCGGAACGCGAACTCGCCGAACGCCTGGGTGTTTCCCGGGCGACCCTTCGCGAGGCGCTGGGCGAATTGCAGGCTGCCGGATATCTGGACGTCAGGCGCGGCCGCTACGGCGGCACGTATGTCTCCGAAAACCCGGTGCGGTCAGAACCGCGCGGAATCCGCCCACTGGATCCAGCCGAGGTGCAAGACGTGCTCCTGTTCCGCGGGGTCATTGAACCGGCGGCGAGCGCCCTGGCGGCCAGTTCCAATCTGTCTGCTGCCGCCCGGAGCCACCTGAGGAACTGCCTGTCGGAGGTGTCCAACGCCACGGAGGCCTCGTACAGGCCCCGCGACGCCCGCTTTCACATCGCGATCGCCGAGCTCACCGGCTCGCCCAGCCTTGTGGCGGCCGTGGCGGAAACCAGATCCAGGGTCAACGAACTCCTGGACAGGATCCCGTTCCTGGGGACCAACCTGGAGCATTCCAACGCGCAGCACGCGCAAATGGCGGACGCCATTCTGTCCGGCGACGCGGCGGCGGCGGAGCGCGCCACCATTGAACACCTGGAAGGGACCGCGGCCCTGCTGCGCGGCTTCCTGTCCTGA